The Kitasatospora setae KM-6054 genome contains a region encoding:
- a CDS encoding MMPL family transporter gives MTTTREPGTARPPRPAPGLNRLGHLLAARRRAVLIAGSLLLLIAAALGAGAQNALSLSRFEAPGSASHRAERALHAEFGQGSPNMVLLVTAEHGTVDDPAVAEAGRRLAAELAAAPGVRTTSSYWAQGDSPALASTDRTKALVTAWLDGTATESRAKLAELSPRFTRQDATVKVEVGGQDEVFRQVGAQARKDFLGAEAIVLPAVLLLLLLVYRRWSAAGLTIGVGLFSVFATLALLRGVTLFTEVSTFAANLALVMGLGLGIDYSLFVISRFREERAAGLDRPAAVVRTVERAGRTVLFSGVTVAISLLALFAFPFGFLRSFAYAGAFVVATAVFGAVVLLPAALAAVGDRVLRPAAAAPPRTEDGRWYRFTRRVMARPLAFGTLAVAVLLLLGAPFLGVRFGLPDERVLPADATSRVVQQQVRDGFPARETDALQVVATGVGDPGSGSGPEETAGYAARLSTLPGVFQVDTFTGSYAHGKALAGPAAGGAATGSPATGGQATDTARFRAGGAVRLAVIPEEAALAGDMPALVGKVRAEAAPYPVLVGGFPADLTDFRSGLLDALPLVAALVLVPTFVLLFLMTGSLLIPAKATLSNLLSLTVMFGVLVWGFQDGHLAGPLGFTSTGTMEPSIPILMFCIAYGLSMDYEVFVVARIKEEHDRGADTETAVATGVQRSAPLITAAAGILALGFAVYATGSVVFLKELGVGLALAVLVDALLIRSVLLPAVMRLAGPANWWAPAPLRRLHRRIGLAD, from the coding sequence ATGACGACCACCCGAGAACCCGGCACCGCCCGGCCGCCCCGGCCCGCGCCCGGACTGAACCGGCTCGGCCACCTGCTGGCCGCCCGGCGCCGTGCCGTGCTGATCGCCGGCAGCCTGCTGCTGCTGATCGCCGCCGCGCTGGGCGCCGGGGCCCAGAACGCCCTGTCGCTGTCCCGGTTCGAGGCGCCCGGATCGGCCTCCCACCGGGCCGAGCGGGCGCTGCACGCCGAGTTCGGCCAGGGCAGCCCCAACATGGTCCTGCTGGTCACCGCCGAGCACGGCACCGTCGACGACCCCGCCGTCGCCGAGGCCGGCCGGCGGCTCGCCGCCGAACTCGCCGCCGCCCCCGGCGTCCGCACCACCAGCTCCTACTGGGCGCAGGGCGACAGCCCCGCGCTCGCCTCCACTGACCGCACCAAGGCGCTGGTGACCGCCTGGCTGGACGGCACCGCCACCGAGTCCCGGGCGAAACTGGCCGAGCTGTCGCCGCGCTTCACCCGGCAGGACGCCACCGTCAAGGTCGAGGTCGGCGGCCAGGACGAGGTGTTCCGGCAGGTCGGCGCCCAGGCCCGGAAGGACTTCCTGGGCGCGGAGGCGATCGTGCTGCCCGCCGTCCTCCTGCTGCTCCTGCTGGTCTACCGGCGCTGGTCGGCGGCCGGGCTGACGATCGGCGTCGGCCTGTTCTCGGTGTTCGCCACGCTCGCCCTGCTGCGCGGCGTCACCCTGTTCACCGAGGTCTCCACCTTCGCCGCCAATCTGGCCCTGGTGATGGGCCTGGGCCTGGGCATCGACTACAGCCTGTTCGTGATCTCCCGGTTCCGGGAGGAGCGGGCCGCCGGGCTGGACCGGCCCGCGGCCGTGGTCCGCACCGTCGAACGGGCCGGCCGGACGGTGCTGTTCAGCGGCGTCACGGTGGCGATCTCGCTGCTCGCGCTGTTCGCCTTCCCGTTCGGGTTCCTGCGCTCCTTCGCCTACGCGGGCGCCTTCGTGGTCGCCACCGCCGTGTTCGGCGCCGTCGTGCTGCTGCCCGCCGCGCTCGCCGCCGTCGGCGACCGGGTGCTGCGCCCGGCCGCGGCCGCCCCGCCCCGGACCGAGGACGGCCGCTGGTACCGGTTCACCCGCCGGGTGATGGCCCGCCCGCTGGCCTTCGGCACCCTGGCGGTCGCCGTCCTGCTGCTCCTCGGCGCGCCGTTCCTGGGCGTCCGCTTCGGCCTGCCGGACGAGCGGGTGCTGCCCGCCGACGCCACCAGCCGGGTCGTCCAGCAGCAGGTCAGGGACGGTTTCCCGGCCCGGGAGACGGACGCGCTCCAGGTCGTCGCGACCGGCGTCGGCGACCCCGGTTCCGGTTCCGGCCCCGAGGAGACCGCCGGCTACGCGGCCCGCCTCTCCACGCTGCCCGGCGTCTTCCAGGTCGACACCTTCACCGGCTCCTACGCCCACGGCAAGGCCCTCGCCGGCCCGGCCGCCGGGGGAGCGGCCACCGGCAGCCCGGCCACCGGCGGGCAGGCCACCGACACGGCGCGCTTCCGCGCCGGCGGCGCCGTCCGGCTCGCGGTGATCCCGGAGGAGGCCGCGCTGGCCGGGGACATGCCCGCGCTGGTCGGCAAGGTCCGCGCCGAGGCCGCGCCCTACCCCGTCCTGGTCGGCGGCTTCCCCGCCGACCTGACCGACTTCCGCTCCGGCCTGCTGGACGCGCTGCCGCTGGTCGCCGCCCTGGTGCTGGTGCCGACCTTCGTCCTGCTGTTCCTGATGACCGGCAGCCTGCTGATCCCGGCCAAGGCCACCCTCTCCAACCTGCTCAGCCTCACCGTGATGTTCGGTGTCCTGGTCTGGGGCTTCCAGGACGGCCACCTGGCCGGGCCGCTCGGCTTCACCTCCACCGGCACGATGGAGCCCAGCATCCCGATCCTGATGTTCTGCATCGCGTACGGCCTGTCGATGGACTACGAGGTCTTCGTGGTCGCCCGGATCAAGGAGGAGCACGACCGCGGCGCCGACACCGAGACCGCCGTCGCCACCGGCGTCCAGCGCAGCGCCCCGCTGATCACCGCCGCCGCCGGGATCCTCGCGCTGGGCTTCGCGGTGTACGCCACCGGCTCGGTGGTCTTCCTCAAGGAGCTCGGCGTCGGTCTGGCCCTGGCCGTCCTGGTCGACGCGCTGCTGATCCGGAGCGTCCTGCTGCCCGCCGTGATGCGGCTGGCCGGGCCCGCCAACTGGTGGGCGCCCGCGCCGCTGCGCCGCCTGCACCGGCGGATCGGCCTGGCCGACTGA
- a CDS encoding alpha/beta hydrolase, with protein MTTTDTARTEERAAVVPRSRKATLWTTVAALLALSPAAAAVAVRDTGAPAAATAATAGAPAALPAADAERAAADTRARLAAEGIVDVPVSFTVQNIDRTPAACPVDGRTYQVSGHLTAPAALLADGAGPRAVTFYEHGIAAGEWYWRLDAPGYHHTEEMARKGDASLTIDRLGYGASDKPDGFESCIGGQADIAHQIVQQLRSGGYRVGPDGGRSAVPFDKVVLAGQSNGGQISEIEAYGFQDVDGLVLMDWADLGLTPQANARFFTSLQTCLHGGSPVDGAGGPGGYAYYDLGTEEFQAGNFHDTDPAVLALAAPHQNRHPCGDMASQLNAVLVDLRHLAEIKVPVLFLYGEKDARVQGGAEHRALFTGAADTQLVEIPGAGHYMGMARGAHQVHDSLAAWLAAHRLR; from the coding sequence ATGACCACCACCGACACCGCAAGGACCGAAGAAAGGGCCGCCGTCGTGCCCCGCTCCAGGAAAGCCACCCTGTGGACCACCGTGGCCGCGCTGCTCGCGCTGTCACCCGCCGCGGCCGCCGTCGCGGTCCGCGACACCGGCGCCCCGGCCGCCGCCACCGCCGCCACCGCCGGGGCCCCGGCCGCGCTGCCCGCCGCCGACGCCGAACGGGCCGCCGCCGACACCCGGGCCCGGCTGGCCGCCGAGGGCATCGTCGACGTCCCGGTCAGCTTCACCGTCCAGAACATCGACCGGACCCCGGCCGCCTGCCCCGTCGACGGCCGCACCTACCAGGTCAGCGGCCACCTCACCGCCCCCGCCGCGCTGCTCGCCGACGGCGCCGGGCCGCGCGCCGTCACCTTCTACGAGCACGGCATCGCGGCCGGCGAGTGGTACTGGCGACTGGACGCGCCCGGCTACCACCACACCGAGGAGATGGCCCGCAAGGGCGACGCCTCGCTCACCATCGACCGGCTCGGCTACGGCGCCAGCGACAAGCCCGACGGCTTCGAGAGCTGCATCGGCGGCCAGGCCGACATCGCCCACCAGATCGTCCAGCAGCTCCGCTCCGGCGGCTACCGGGTGGGCCCGGACGGCGGCCGGAGCGCCGTCCCGTTCGACAAGGTGGTGCTGGCCGGGCAGTCCAACGGCGGCCAGATCTCCGAGATCGAGGCCTACGGCTTCCAGGACGTCGACGGCCTGGTGCTGATGGACTGGGCCGACCTCGGCCTCACCCCGCAGGCCAACGCCCGCTTCTTCACCTCGCTGCAGACCTGCCTGCACGGCGGCTCCCCGGTCGACGGCGCCGGCGGCCCCGGCGGCTACGCCTACTACGACCTGGGCACCGAGGAGTTCCAGGCCGGCAACTTCCACGACACCGACCCCGCCGTGCTCGCCCTCGCCGCCCCGCACCAGAACCGGCATCCCTGCGGCGACATGGCCTCCCAGCTGAACGCCGTCCTGGTCGACCTGCGGCACCTCGCGGAGATCAAGGTCCCCGTGCTGTTCCTGTACGGCGAGAAGGACGCCCGCGTCCAGGGCGGCGCCGAGCACCGCGCCCTGTTCACCGGTGCCGCCGACACCCAGCTGGTCGAGATCCCGGGCGCCGGCCACTACATGGGCATGGCCCGCGGCGCCCACCAGGTCCACGACAGCCTCGCCGCATGGCTGGCGGCCCACCGGCTGCGCTGA
- a CDS encoding NAD-dependent epimerase/dehydratase family protein — protein MNDVRPAPDRVVVTGATGLLGGAVVRALLAAGHQVTALVRDPEKAARLLPADTRITVATADITDPAAYRHALRGADAVVHTAAYFREYYQPGADHGRMHAVNVESVTALLREAVDAGVPTVVHTSSITTIGPGTPEAPADEDTPPPAHWERNGYRASKVRAERAVAEFGDREGLTVPLVLPGWMWGPGDDGPTSAGRLFLSVARGELRAVPRSGNHVVDARDVADTCVAALTRGRGLRRYAVAGSWYGLHDLVGGIAAATGRPAPREIPAAAALAFATVLEQGARLRGRPPVATREGVRVLLDGARTRISSARARQELGTAFRPLAETLADEARWYRDQGRLPA, from the coding sequence ATGAACGACGTCCGCCCCGCACCCGACCGGGTGGTGGTCACCGGCGCCACCGGCCTGCTCGGCGGCGCCGTGGTCCGCGCCCTGCTCGCCGCGGGCCACCAGGTGACCGCGCTGGTCCGCGACCCGGAGAAGGCTGCCCGGCTGCTCCCGGCCGACACCCGGATCACCGTCGCGACCGCCGACATCACCGACCCGGCCGCCTACCGCCACGCCCTGCGCGGCGCCGACGCCGTCGTGCACACCGCCGCGTACTTCCGCGAGTACTACCAGCCCGGCGCCGACCACGGCCGGATGCACGCCGTCAACGTCGAGTCGGTCACCGCGCTGCTGCGCGAAGCCGTGGACGCGGGCGTGCCCACCGTCGTCCACACCAGCTCGATCACCACGATCGGCCCCGGCACCCCCGAGGCGCCGGCCGACGAGGACACCCCGCCGCCCGCGCACTGGGAGCGCAACGGGTACCGCGCCAGCAAGGTCCGCGCCGAGCGGGCCGTCGCCGAGTTCGGCGACCGCGAAGGGCTGACCGTCCCGCTGGTGCTGCCCGGCTGGATGTGGGGGCCGGGCGACGACGGGCCCACCTCGGCGGGACGGCTGTTCCTGTCCGTCGCCCGGGGCGAACTGCGGGCCGTCCCGCGCTCCGGCAACCACGTGGTCGACGCCCGCGACGTCGCCGACACCTGCGTCGCCGCGCTCACCCGCGGCCGCGGCCTGCGCCGCTACGCGGTGGCCGGCTCCTGGTACGGCCTGCACGACCTGGTCGGCGGCATCGCCGCCGCCACCGGCCGGCCCGCCCCCCGGGAGATCCCGGCCGCCGCCGCGCTCGCCTTCGCCACCGTCCTCGAACAGGGCGCCCGGCTGCGCGGCCGGCCCCCGGTCGCCACCCGGGAGGGCGTCCGGGTGCTGCTCGACGGCGCCCGCACCCGGATCTCCTCCGCCCGGGCCCGGCAGGAGCTCGGCACCGCCTTCCGGCCGCTCGCCGAGACCCTGGCGGACGAGGCCCGCTGGTACCGCGACCAGGGACGGCTCCCGGCATGA
- a CDS encoding MMPL family transporter codes for MLHRLSRTVTLRPRTVLLFALVFLINALVVGAGVTDRLHSGGTTDPSSESAHAATLLEQSFPGGSPNLVLEVTAKDGGSVDRPATARAGARLGERLAFEPGIAGVGSYWQTGAVELRSADHGKALIVARIEGGEDRARAVFDRIAPHYRGSPADLPELDVRLGGTVAVREQMQGTIAEDLARAELIALPVTLLILVLVFRGLTAALLPLVVGICAILGTNAALRVITSFAEVSVFAQNLTTALGLGLAIDYALLVVRRFREERDRGSEVREAVATTLRTAGRAVLFSALTVAVSLSAMLVFPLYFLRSFAYAGISVVLIAAAAALIVLPALLTLLGHRIDSLRIPLPRRPRRPAAPDGGPGAGWYRVATAVMRRAPLFALAVTALLLAAGAPFLRVQFAAADDRQLPAGTEARVVQQAVRDEFTAGATGAVDVIVRVTATATGTVTGPDRAALADYAAKLSALPGVTEVATPLGPYRAGAPAGAAGPADSVRTADGYGHLTVTPADRRGDVSQANQDLVGEIRRAGQGFPALRPAVGGQAAGLVDAKHAIAVRLLPAGALIAVATLVLVFLLTGSLLIPLQAVLLNALSLTAMFGVVVWVFQEGHLSGVLGFTPTGSVETTLPVLMFCVAFGLSMDYGVFLLARVKEERDRGADPHGAVAAGIRHTGGLITAAAVILSVVLIAIGTSRITNTKMLGLGVALAVLVDATVVRCVLVPAVMALGGRATWWAPAPLRRFQERFGLREEARPAPAGPAPAADPAPAEPAPAATPAAAGKETR; via the coding sequence ATGCTCCACCGACTGAGCCGGACGGTCACCCTCCGGCCCCGCACCGTCCTGCTGTTCGCGCTGGTCTTCCTGATCAACGCGCTGGTCGTCGGGGCCGGGGTCACCGACCGCCTGCACAGCGGCGGCACCACCGACCCGTCCTCCGAGTCGGCGCACGCCGCGACCCTGCTCGAACAGTCCTTCCCCGGCGGCTCGCCCAACCTGGTCCTGGAGGTCACCGCCAAGGACGGCGGCAGCGTCGACCGCCCCGCCACCGCCCGGGCCGGCGCCCGGCTCGGCGAACGGCTGGCCTTCGAACCCGGCATCGCCGGCGTCGGCTCCTACTGGCAGACCGGCGCCGTCGAACTGCGCTCCGCCGACCACGGCAAGGCGCTGATCGTCGCCCGGATCGAGGGCGGCGAGGACCGCGCCCGGGCCGTCTTCGACCGGATCGCCCCGCACTACCGGGGCAGCCCCGCGGACCTGCCCGAGCTGGACGTCAGGCTCGGCGGCACGGTCGCCGTCCGCGAGCAGATGCAGGGCACCATCGCCGAGGACCTGGCCCGCGCCGAACTGATCGCGCTGCCCGTCACCCTGCTCATCCTGGTGCTGGTGTTCCGCGGCCTCACGGCCGCCCTGCTGCCGCTGGTCGTCGGGATCTGCGCGATCCTCGGCACCAACGCGGCGCTGCGGGTGATCACCTCCTTCGCCGAGGTGTCGGTGTTCGCGCAGAACCTCACCACCGCGCTCGGCCTCGGCCTGGCCATCGACTACGCGCTGCTCGTGGTCCGCCGCTTCCGCGAGGAGCGCGACCGCGGCTCGGAGGTCCGCGAGGCGGTCGCCACCACCCTGCGGACCGCCGGCCGGGCGGTGCTGTTCTCCGCGCTGACCGTCGCCGTCTCGCTCTCCGCGATGCTGGTCTTCCCGCTGTACTTCCTGCGCTCCTTCGCCTACGCGGGCATCAGCGTGGTGCTGATCGCCGCCGCGGCCGCGCTGATCGTGCTGCCCGCGCTGCTCACCCTGCTCGGCCACCGGATCGACTCGCTGCGCATCCCGCTGCCCCGCCGCCCGCGCCGCCCGGCCGCCCCCGACGGCGGGCCCGGCGCCGGTTGGTACCGGGTCGCGACCGCGGTGATGCGCCGCGCCCCGCTGTTCGCGCTCGCCGTCACCGCCCTGCTGCTGGCTGCCGGCGCCCCGTTCCTGCGGGTCCAGTTCGCCGCCGCCGACGACCGGCAGCTGCCGGCCGGGACCGAGGCCCGGGTCGTCCAGCAAGCCGTCCGGGACGAGTTCACGGCCGGCGCCACCGGCGCCGTCGACGTGATCGTCCGCGTCACCGCCACCGCCACCGGCACCGTCACCGGGCCCGACCGGGCCGCGCTCGCCGACTACGCGGCGAAGCTCTCCGCGCTGCCGGGCGTCACCGAGGTCGCCACCCCGCTCGGCCCCTACCGGGCCGGCGCCCCGGCCGGCGCCGCCGGGCCCGCCGACAGCGTCCGCACCGCCGACGGGTACGGCCACCTGACGGTGACCCCCGCCGACCGGCGCGGCGACGTCTCCCAGGCCAACCAGGACCTGGTCGGCGAGATCCGCCGGGCCGGGCAGGGCTTCCCCGCGCTGCGGCCGGCGGTCGGCGGCCAGGCCGCCGGCCTGGTCGACGCCAAGCACGCCATCGCCGTGCGGCTGCTGCCCGCCGGGGCGCTGATCGCCGTCGCCACCCTGGTGCTGGTGTTCCTGCTCACCGGCAGTCTGCTGATCCCGCTGCAGGCCGTGCTGCTGAACGCGCTCAGCCTCACCGCGATGTTCGGCGTGGTGGTCTGGGTCTTCCAGGAGGGCCACCTGTCCGGGGTGCTCGGCTTCACCCCGACCGGCAGCGTCGAGACCACCCTGCCGGTGCTGATGTTCTGCGTCGCCTTCGGCCTCTCCATGGACTACGGGGTGTTCCTGCTCGCCCGGGTCAAGGAGGAGCGCGACCGCGGCGCCGACCCGCACGGGGCCGTCGCCGCCGGCATCCGGCACACCGGCGGACTGATCACCGCCGCGGCGGTGATCCTCTCGGTGGTGCTGATCGCGATCGGGACCTCCCGGATCACCAACACCAAGATGCTCGGCCTCGGCGTCGCGCTCGCCGTCCTGGTCGACGCCACCGTGGTGCGCTGCGTCCTCGTTCCCGCCGTGATGGCGCTCGGCGGCCGCGCCACCTGGTGGGCGCCCGCCCCGCTGCGGCGCTTCCAGGAGCGCTTCGGCCTGCGCGAGGAGGCCCGCCCGGCGCCCGCCGGGCCCGCGCCCGCCGCAGACCCCGCGCCCGCCGAGCCCGCGCCCGCCGCCACACCCGCCGCCGCGGGGAAGGAGACCCGATGA
- a CDS encoding FAD-dependent monooxygenase, whose translation MSAAPEVLVAGAGPTGLTAACTLLQHGVPVRLVDRRACFTPEPKALVMWSGALEALHRLGVADALAERALPLNGASYWSGGRRLAGVRFGGLSGTRFPRPLCVPQPVTEELLYERLLDLGGRVEWGTAVTAVATADGRAEVALTRADGTAETVSVPWLIGADGTRSTVRESIGVPYPGSSHDREFVLGDGRIDGDLPPDEAQYHLSPDGVLVLVALPDGGHRIFFDLPPGTRTGPPDDAELQQLLDARGHGRWTVRETWWTSRFRVHTKVAERFRHGPVLLAGDAAHAHSPAGGQGLNTGVQDGFDAGWKLAAVLRGADPALLDSYDPERRPVSARAVRNSERQTRLWLLRPRPARALRDLLLGTLARTGALERRIVPELAQLDLDLTASPAVRPTTVPGAPVPGRRLGDAPLRPLRGTSATSLHDYLATGRHTVLIAGDGPAAADAAERATAELTLRGLPDLTDVLLLLPPGTAADLPAGPANPDIAAGTLPGHPPTPGPALACLLRPDGVVAGAVALDRPDGVDALLSALPTGQRSAAPAP comes from the coding sequence GTGAGCGCGGCCCCCGAGGTACTGGTCGCGGGCGCCGGGCCGACCGGCCTGACCGCGGCCTGCACCCTGCTCCAGCACGGCGTCCCGGTCCGGCTGGTCGACCGCCGGGCCTGCTTCACCCCCGAGCCGAAGGCCCTGGTGATGTGGAGCGGCGCCCTGGAGGCGCTGCACCGGCTCGGCGTCGCCGACGCGCTGGCCGAGCGCGCCCTGCCGCTCAACGGTGCCTCCTACTGGTCGGGCGGCCGCCGACTGGCCGGCGTCCGCTTCGGCGGCCTGTCCGGCACCCGCTTCCCCCGGCCGCTGTGCGTGCCCCAGCCGGTCACCGAGGAACTGCTCTACGAGCGGCTGCTCGACCTCGGCGGCCGGGTCGAGTGGGGCACCGCCGTCACCGCGGTCGCCACCGCCGACGGCCGCGCCGAGGTGGCCCTGACCAGGGCCGACGGCACTGCCGAGACCGTGTCGGTGCCCTGGCTGATCGGCGCCGACGGCACCCGCAGCACCGTCCGCGAGAGCATCGGCGTCCCGTACCCGGGCAGCAGCCACGACCGCGAGTTCGTGCTCGGCGACGGCCGGATCGACGGCGACCTGCCGCCCGACGAGGCCCAGTACCACCTCAGCCCGGACGGCGTCCTGGTGCTGGTCGCGCTGCCCGACGGCGGACACCGGATCTTCTTCGACCTGCCGCCCGGCACCCGCACCGGCCCGCCCGACGACGCCGAGCTCCAGCAGCTCCTGGACGCCCGCGGCCACGGCCGCTGGACCGTCCGGGAGACCTGGTGGACCAGCCGCTTCCGGGTCCACACCAAGGTCGCCGAACGCTTCCGGCACGGCCCCGTCCTGCTGGCCGGCGACGCCGCGCACGCGCACAGCCCGGCCGGCGGGCAGGGCCTCAACACCGGCGTCCAGGACGGCTTCGACGCCGGCTGGAAACTCGCCGCGGTGCTCCGCGGCGCCGACCCGGCCCTGCTCGACAGCTACGACCCGGAGCGCCGGCCCGTCTCCGCCAGGGCCGTGCGCAACTCCGAACGGCAGACCAGGCTCTGGCTGCTCCGGCCCCGCCCGGCCCGCGCGCTGCGCGACCTGCTGCTCGGCACGCTCGCCCGCACCGGCGCCCTGGAACGCCGGATCGTCCCCGAACTCGCCCAGCTCGACCTCGACCTGACGGCCAGCCCGGCCGTCCGGCCGACCACCGTCCCCGGCGCCCCCGTCCCCGGCCGCCGGCTCGGCGACGCCCCGCTGCGGCCGCTCCGCGGCACCTCGGCCACCAGCCTGCACGACTACCTGGCGACCGGCCGGCACACCGTGCTGATCGCGGGCGACGGCCCGGCCGCCGCCGACGCGGCCGAACGGGCCACCGCCGAACTCACCCTGCGCGGCCTGCCCGACCTCACCGACGTCCTGCTGCTGCTGCCGCCCGGCACCGCCGCGGACCTCCCCGCGGGCCCGGCGAACCCCGACATCGCGGCCGGCACCCTGCCCGGCCACCCGCCGACCCCCGGCCCCGCGCTGGCCTGCCTGCTGCGCCCGGACGGCGTGGTGGCCGGTGCCGTCGCCCTCGACCGGCCGGACGGGGTGGACGCGCTGCTGTCCGCCCTGCCGACCGGGCAGCGCTCCGCCGCCCCCGCCCCGTGA
- a CDS encoding HAD family hydrolase, whose amino-acid sequence MELTPGHPPVGPVDTVVFDYGGVLTNPLPETFAAFGHRTGIGTADIAKAFAAATERHGISPMAELEVAAITEREFTERLLAELPPGSEAVLGGRPFGELWFLGRRANDRLVDYARKLRADGHRIALLTNNVVEWGPRWRATLPVDELFDAVVDSSAERVRKPDPELYRRLLDRLGTTAERCLLVDDTAENCVAAERLGFKAVLFQDDAQAVRDVDALLAAGAGER is encoded by the coding sequence GTGGAGCTGACCCCCGGACACCCGCCGGTCGGGCCCGTCGACACCGTGGTGTTCGACTACGGCGGCGTCCTGACCAACCCGCTGCCGGAGACCTTCGCCGCGTTCGGCCACCGCACCGGCATCGGCACCGCCGACATCGCCAAGGCGTTCGCCGCCGCCACCGAGCGCCACGGGATCAGCCCGATGGCCGAGCTGGAGGTCGCCGCGATCACCGAGCGGGAGTTCACCGAGCGGCTGCTCGCCGAGCTCCCGCCGGGCTCGGAGGCCGTCCTCGGCGGCCGCCCGTTCGGCGAGCTGTGGTTCCTCGGCCGCCGGGCCAACGACCGGCTCGTCGACTACGCGCGCAAGCTCAGGGCCGACGGCCACCGGATCGCGCTGCTCACCAACAACGTCGTGGAGTGGGGCCCGCGCTGGCGCGCTACCCTCCCGGTCGACGAGCTGTTCGACGCGGTCGTCGACTCCTCCGCGGAGCGGGTCCGCAAGCCCGACCCGGAGCTGTACCGGCGGCTGCTGGACCGGCTCGGCACCACCGCCGAACGCTGCCTGCTGGTCGACGACACCGCGGAGAACTGCGTGGCCGCCGAACGGCTCGGCTTCAAGGCCGTGCTGTTCCAGGACGACGCGCAGGCCGTCCGGGACGTCGACGCGCTGCTGGCCGCCGGGGCGGGGGAGCGGTGA
- a CDS encoding ScbA/BarX family gamma-butyrolactone biosynthesis protein, giving the protein MNAIPDVLPRDPQEHGRERPRPQADLRFDATVPRALVHRAAVAEVFVTDSARITEAETADDRHTFEVAAQLPRGHVVGEHGDSYDFLLLVEVLRQSGVLVAHRYLDVPLDRAFIFSALNLDVVDLEALRIGRRPAHAVLSTTVSPQRNGGGRVLGFDFTGTLWLDGEPAIVGSGALTFVSSRAFQMLRAGNRKKLDGRSPRHPQLLRSEPALVGRRDEANTVLTEPSVSDSGTASALLVVDTGHPHLFDHQLDHVPGNLQLEAARQLSVAAVAKLHGLPAESLVVTAARAAFTDFAELDLVTRAVARVGEAGFDGGLGAVTVPVEITVSQEGLPVATLSIEVTQWS; this is encoded by the coding sequence ATGAACGCGATACCCGACGTCCTGCCGCGCGATCCGCAGGAGCACGGGCGGGAACGGCCCCGGCCGCAGGCCGACCTCCGCTTCGACGCGACGGTCCCGCGCGCCCTGGTACACCGCGCCGCGGTCGCCGAGGTGTTCGTCACCGACTCGGCCCGGATCACCGAGGCGGAGACCGCCGACGACCGGCACACCTTCGAGGTGGCCGCCCAACTGCCGCGCGGCCACGTGGTCGGCGAGCACGGCGACAGCTACGACTTCCTCCTGCTGGTCGAGGTGCTGCGGCAGTCCGGCGTGCTGGTCGCCCACCGCTACCTGGACGTGCCGCTCGACCGGGCCTTCATCTTCAGCGCCCTCAACCTGGACGTGGTCGACCTGGAGGCGCTGCGGATCGGCCGCCGACCGGCCCACGCCGTGCTCTCCACCACCGTCAGCCCGCAGCGCAACGGCGGCGGCCGGGTGCTCGGCTTCGACTTCACCGGCACCCTCTGGCTGGACGGCGAGCCCGCCATCGTCGGCTCCGGCGCGCTGACCTTCGTCAGCAGCCGGGCCTTCCAGATGCTCCGGGCCGGGAACCGCAAGAAGCTGGACGGCCGCTCGCCGCGCCACCCGCAGCTGCTGCGCTCCGAGCCCGCCCTGGTCGGCCGGCGCGACGAGGCCAACACGGTGCTGACCGAGCCCTCGGTCAGCGACTCCGGCACCGCCTCGGCGCTGCTGGTGGTCGACACCGGGCACCCGCACCTGTTCGACCACCAGTTGGACCACGTGCCCGGCAACCTCCAGCTGGAGGCCGCCCGGCAGCTGTCCGTCGCGGCGGTCGCCAAGCTGCACGGGCTGCCCGCGGAGAGCCTGGTGGTCACCGCCGCCCGGGCCGCGTTCACCGACTTCGCCGAACTCGACCTGGTCACCAGGGCGGTCGCCCGGGTCGGCGAGGCCGGCTTCGACGGCGGCCTCGGCGCCGTCACCGTCCCGGTGGAGATCACGGTGTCCCAGGAGGGCCTGCCGGTCGCCACCCTCTCGATCGAGGTGACCCAGTGGAGCTGA